GCGCATCGAGCGCCTGCCGCGTCGACCGGCCGCCGACCTCCGCGGACAGGTCGCGGCCGCCGACGCCGATGACGTGCCGCACGCCGAGCCCGGCGGCGTCGAGCAGGCACATCAGGTGCTGCGCGCCCGTGCCCGACGCCGCCACGATCGACACCGGGCCGACCTCGACGACGTTCGCGAAGCCGAGCCCCGCGGCGTCGATCTGCGCCGTGCCGCAGTCGGGGCCCATCACGAGTACGCCGCGCCGCGCGGCCTCCTCCTTGAGCGCGACCTCCTGCCACACCGGCACGTTGTCGCTGAACACCATGACGCTCGACCCCGCCCGGACGGCGTCCATCGCCTCGGCGAACGCGTACTCGCCGGGGACGGACACCAGGGCCAGCCGCGCCGGTGTACGGGTGAGCAGTCCACCGACGGTGCGCGGGGCAGGTGCCGCACCGCCGTCGCCGCCCGCCTCCGGAGCCTGCGCCCTCAGCACCTCGTCGAGCCGGTCCGCGGCGAGCGAGAGGACGGACTCCGCGCGTTGACCGGGCAGGTCGGCCACCCGCATCGCCACCACCAGGTCTCCCGCTCCGGTGCCCGCGGGCACGTCGAAGCCGCGCTCGGCCAGCAGCCCGAGGTTGAGCGGGGTGCCCATCGCCACCTGCGCCTCGGCGATCCCGGGCACCTTCGCGAGCACGAGGCTCGCCGACATGAGTGAGACCGAGTCGTGATACTCCCCGCGCCGCACGTCGACGTACGTCTCGCCCATCCGGCACCTCCTGTCGACGCCGCGTCCCC
This portion of the Streptosporangiales bacterium genome encodes:
- a CDS encoding FdrA family protein, with product MGETYVDVRRGEYHDSVSLMSASLVLAKVPGIAEAQVAMGTPLNLGLLAERGFDVPAGTGAGDLVVAMRVADLPGQRAESVLSLAADRLDEVLRAQAPEAGGDGGAAPAPRTVGGLLTRTPARLALVSVPGEYAFAEAMDAVRAGSSVMVFSDNVPVWQEVALKEEAARRGVLVMGPDCGTAQIDAAGLGFANVVEVGPVSIVAASGTGAQHLMCLLDAAGLGVRHVIGVGGRDLSAEVGGRSTRQALDALAGDYDTRLTVVVSKPPDPDLVARLRQEARDRRQSVLWAPVGPGERDLTAVAEDVLRAFEIPAPDWPQWRPPTPLAATPGRALRGLFCGGTLCTEAATIAGAALPADRFTMTDFGDDAYTRGRAHPMIDPTLRTERFVHDAADPDVGTVLLDVVLGHGSHPDPAADLAPAVAAARANVVVSLTGSNGDPQVRDDQAAALAAAGAHVHLSNAAATRHAISLLT